The Sulfitobacter sp. S223 genome has a window encoding:
- a CDS encoding efflux RND transporter periplasmic adaptor subunit, producing MIRASARNLTGVVLAATVSLTAIVNSGQAEAQQAGTEPLIDLDCLIEPRSIADLSAATDGIISEVLVKRGDRVKVGQALAQLDDRLETLQIDLAQARASSDVNLRAQISRLELRQTEFDRALQLEQRNVAAVALRQSAEIELALAKLAVEEAELDQKVALIELAQATQVRDRRVLRSPVDGIVIAILAAKGEFANEQTPIVTVAETNPLHVGVFAPITAFGRVSVGTTRQVRQVLPFDRSFEAEVTVVDSVFDAASSTFFVRLELPNPNGDIPAGTKCRVKL from the coding sequence ATGATCAGGGCATCGGCGCGAAACCTTACAGGTGTGGTTCTTGCGGCCACTGTCAGCCTGACGGCGATTGTGAACAGCGGTCAGGCAGAGGCACAGCAAGCGGGTACGGAGCCGTTGATAGATCTGGATTGTCTGATCGAGCCACGCTCGATCGCGGACCTTTCTGCAGCAACAGACGGCATTATTTCCGAGGTTTTGGTCAAACGGGGGGACCGTGTCAAAGTGGGGCAGGCTTTGGCGCAGCTTGATGACCGTCTTGAAACCCTCCAGATCGACCTTGCGCAAGCGCGGGCATCCTCTGACGTAAACTTGCGGGCGCAAATCTCGCGTTTGGAACTGCGTCAAACGGAATTTGATCGCGCTTTGCAGCTTGAGCAGCGCAATGTAGCGGCCGTCGCTCTGCGTCAAAGCGCGGAGATCGAACTGGCACTTGCCAAGCTGGCCGTAGAGGAAGCGGAGTTGGATCAGAAAGTTGCATTGATTGAGCTGGCGCAAGCGACGCAAGTGCGCGACCGGCGCGTTCTTCGCAGCCCCGTTGATGGCATTGTAATAGCGATCCTTGCTGCCAAGGGTGAATTTGCCAATGAGCAAACGCCTATTGTTACAGTGGCGGAAACGAACCCGTTGCATGTGGGTGTATTCGCACCGATCACAGCTTTCGGTCGGGTCTCTGTAGGGACCACGCGCCAAGTGCGCCAGGTCTTGCCATTTGACCGCAGCTTTGAGGCTGAGGTCACTGTTGTAGATAGTGTTTTTGATGCCGCAAGCAGCACCTTTTTTGTAAGACTCGAACTGCCAAATCCCAACGGCGATATCCCTGCAGGCACAAAATGCCGTGTTAAACTATAA